A section of the Adhaeribacter arboris genome encodes:
- a CDS encoding ComEC/Rec2 family competence protein, producing MINTTSLGIEIDFLPVGEGSRSADTIAIRYGDIVSGDRSQQKVIIIDGGTKESGLALIEHIKKFYHTNVVDLVIMTHPDMDHCSGLTEILESLTVRQLWMHQPWNHSADIRRHFSDGRMTNNSLERQIRVALDAAHQVEELALEKGIVIIEPFAGLKSEDGIITVLGPNKEYYQSLIPDFRSTPDSVASKTLNFFKKAIQTITEAFDLSDEKLPGDDTSAENNSSAILLLQLDNQKFLFTGDAGVPALEKANSYASLIGVHLNNLNFIQIPHHGSKKNVNSNILNLVKSDVAFISAAKDGAPKHPSQRVINALIRRNTKVCVTQGNSICFRHNVSARNGWGPADQASFMTSYEE from the coding sequence ATGATAAATACCACGAGTTTAGGAATAGAAATTGATTTTCTTCCAGTAGGGGAAGGTAGCCGTTCAGCTGATACGATAGCAATAAGATATGGCGATATTGTAAGCGGAGATAGATCTCAGCAAAAGGTAATAATTATAGATGGAGGCACAAAAGAAAGTGGATTAGCCCTAATTGAACATATTAAGAAATTCTATCATACTAATGTTGTTGATTTAGTGATAATGACACATCCAGATATGGATCATTGTTCCGGATTAACGGAGATTTTAGAAAGCTTAACCGTCCGGCAATTATGGATGCATCAGCCTTGGAACCACTCAGCTGACATTAGAAGGCACTTTTCAGACGGAAGAATGACTAATAATAGTCTTGAGAGACAAATTCGAGTTGCTCTTGATGCTGCTCATCAGGTAGAAGAATTAGCTCTTGAGAAAGGGATTGTAATTATTGAGCCTTTTGCTGGTTTGAAGTCTGAAGATGGCATTATAACAGTGCTTGGACCAAATAAAGAGTATTATCAATCTTTAATTCCTGATTTTAGAAGTACTCCTGATTCTGTTGCTAGTAAAACACTAAATTTTTTTAAGAAGGCGATTCAGACTATTACAGAAGCCTTTGACTTATCTGATGAAAAGTTACCTGGAGATGACACCAGTGCTGAAAATAATTCAAGTGCAATTTTGTTATTACAATTGGATAATCAAAAGTTCTTATTTACAGGTGATGCTGGGGTGCCTGCATTAGAGAAAGCTAATAGTTATGCCTCCTTGATTGGAGTTCATCTAAACAATCTTAATTTCATACAGATTCCTCATCATGGCAGTAAAAAAAATGTAAATTCGAATATCTTGAATCTTGTAAAATCTGATGTTGCATTTATCTCAGCTGCTAAAGATGGAGCACCTAAACACCCATCACAACGTGTAATAAATGCATTAATTAGGCGTAATACCAAAGTGTGTGTTACACAAGGGAACTCCATTTGTTTTAGGCATAATGTTTCCGCTAGGAATGGATGGGGTCCTGCTGATCAAGCATCTTTCATGACTAGCTACGAAGAATAG